A single region of the Massilia sp. erpn genome encodes:
- a CDS encoding bifunctional salicylyl-CoA 5-hydroxylase/oxidoreductase — translation MNIVCIGGGPAGLYFGLLMKKQNPAHRITVIERNRPYDTFGWGVVFSDQTLGNLVNADEPTARAILQAFNHWDDIDVFFKGQKVTSGGHGFCGIGRKRLLNILQQRCEELGVELLFKTEVEDDQEIARRYQADLVIAADGLNSRIRTRYAATYQPQIETRQCRFVWLGTKKKFDAFTFVFKETPHGWFQAHIYQYDGDTSTFIIETPESVWRAAGLDEMSQEHSIAWCEQLFADQLDGHALMSNAAHLRGSSSWIAFPRIVCQQWVRWNDGVPVVLMGDAAHTAHFSIGSGTKLALEDAIELARCFAAEPDIAAALAEYEKARAVEVLKIQSSARNSMEWFENVQRYTALEAPQFAYSMLTRSQRLSHENLRVRDADYVADYEAWFAQRAFEQAELPMPAELQIPPMFTPYKVRGLVLKNRIVVSPMAQYSAVDGTVGDFHLVHLGARAMGGAALVMAEMTCPSADARITPHCPGMYTAQHTEAWQRIVGYVHAHSDAKIGIQLGHAGAKGSTRAMWEGIDQPLDSDNWPLLSASPQQYLDGVSQLSRAMTPEDMQRVEDDFVRATLAADHAGFDWLELHCAHGYLLSSFISPLTNKRGDEFGGSLENRCRYPLRVFAAMRAAWPVHKPMSVRISAHDWVEGGITPEDAVQIAQLFKLAGADVIDCSSGQVSKQEKPIFGRMFQTPFADRVRNEAGIAAMAVGSIFEADHANGIIAAGRADLCAVGRPHLANPAWTLTEAAKIGYRMVAWPKQYLPGKQQLERNLEREKQLAAASSGLTPQQVAAKLLEG, via the coding sequence ATGAATATCGTTTGCATAGGCGGCGGCCCGGCAGGCCTGTATTTCGGCCTGCTGATGAAAAAGCAGAACCCCGCGCACCGCATCACCGTCATCGAGCGCAACCGGCCTTACGACACTTTCGGCTGGGGCGTGGTGTTCTCCGACCAGACCTTGGGCAATCTGGTGAACGCCGACGAGCCGACGGCGCGCGCCATCCTGCAAGCCTTCAACCACTGGGACGATATCGACGTCTTCTTCAAGGGACAGAAAGTCACGTCCGGCGGCCACGGCTTCTGCGGCATCGGCCGCAAGCGCCTGCTGAACATCCTGCAGCAGCGCTGCGAGGAACTGGGCGTGGAACTGCTGTTCAAGACCGAGGTCGAGGACGACCAGGAAATCGCGCGCCGCTACCAGGCCGACCTGGTGATCGCCGCCGACGGCTTGAACAGCCGCATCCGCACGCGCTACGCCGCCACCTACCAGCCGCAGATCGAAACGCGGCAGTGCCGCTTTGTGTGGCTGGGCACGAAGAAGAAGTTCGACGCCTTCACCTTCGTCTTCAAGGAAACGCCGCACGGCTGGTTCCAGGCCCATATCTACCAGTACGACGGCGACACCTCGACCTTCATCATCGAAACGCCGGAAAGCGTATGGCGCGCGGCCGGCCTGGATGAAATGAGCCAGGAACACAGCATCGCATGGTGCGAGCAGTTGTTTGCCGACCAGCTGGACGGGCACGCGCTGATGTCGAACGCGGCGCACCTGCGCGGTTCCAGCAGCTGGATCGCTTTCCCGCGCATCGTCTGCCAGCAGTGGGTGCGCTGGAACGATGGCGTGCCGGTGGTGCTGATGGGCGACGCCGCCCACACCGCCCACTTCTCGATCGGCTCCGGCACCAAGCTGGCGCTGGAGGACGCGATCGAGCTGGCGCGCTGCTTTGCCGCCGAACCGGATATCGCCGCCGCGCTGGCCGAATACGAAAAGGCGAGGGCGGTGGAGGTGCTGAAGATCCAGAGTTCGGCGCGTAATTCGATGGAGTGGTTCGAGAACGTGCAGCGCTATACCGCGCTGGAGGCGCCGCAATTTGCCTATTCCATGCTGACGCGCAGCCAGCGCCTGTCGCACGAAAACCTGCGCGTGCGCGATGCCGATTATGTGGCCGACTACGAAGCCTGGTTCGCGCAGCGCGCCTTCGAACAGGCGGAATTGCCAATGCCGGCCGAGCTGCAAATTCCACCCATGTTCACGCCCTACAAGGTGCGCGGCCTGGTGCTGAAGAACCGCATCGTCGTCTCGCCGATGGCGCAATACAGCGCGGTGGATGGCACGGTGGGCGATTTCCACCTGGTGCATCTGGGCGCGCGCGCCATGGGCGGCGCCGCGCTGGTGATGGCGGAAATGACCTGTCCCTCGGCCGATGCGCGCATCACGCCGCATTGTCCCGGCATGTACACGGCGCAGCATACCGAGGCCTGGCAGCGCATCGTCGGCTATGTGCATGCGCATAGCGATGCCAAGATCGGCATCCAGCTTGGACACGCTGGCGCCAAGGGTTCCACCCGCGCCATGTGGGAAGGCATCGACCAGCCGCTGGACAGTGATAACTGGCCGCTGCTCTCGGCCTCGCCGCAGCAGTATCTGGACGGCGTGTCCCAGCTCTCGCGCGCCATGACACCAGAAGACATGCAGCGGGTGGAAGACGATTTCGTGCGCGCCACGCTGGCGGCCGACCACGCCGGCTTCGACTGGCTGGAACTGCACTGCGCCCACGGCTATCTGCTGTCTTCTTTCATTTCGCCGCTGACCAATAAGCGCGGTGACGAATTCGGCGGCAGCCTGGAAAACCGCTGCCGCTATCCGCTGCGGGTGTTCGCCGCCATGCGCGCCGCGTGGCCGGTGCACAAGCCGATGAGCGTGCGCATCTCGGCCCACGACTGGGTGGAGGGTGGCATCACGCCGGAAGACGCGGTGCAGATCGCGCAGCTGTTCAAGCTGGCCGGGGCCGACGTGATCGACTGCTCTTCGGGCCAGGTCAGCAAGCAAGAAAAGCCCATCTTCGGCCGCATGTTCCAGACGCCGTTCGCCGACCGCGTGCGCAACGAGGCGGGCATTGCCGCCATGGCCGTCGGCTCCATCTTCGAGGCCGACCACGCCAACGGCATCATCGCCGCCGGCCGCGCCGACCTGTGCGCGGTGGGCCGCCCGCACCTGGCCAATCCGGCCTGGACGCTGACGGAGGCGGCGAAGATCGGCTACCGCATGGTGGCCTGGCCCAAGCAATACCTGCCCGGCAAGCAGCAGCTGGAGCGCAATCTGGAGCGGGAAAAACAACTGGCGGCCGCCAGCAGCGGCCTGACGCCGCAGCAGGTGGCGGCAAAATTGCTGGAGGGTTGA
- a CDS encoding SDR family NAD(P)-dependent oxidoreductase, with protein sequence MSSAMSEAKSLAGKHALVTGGGRGIGAACARALLLRGASVTLAGRDGAQLEQAALELHALLADEPALAESCRVAIRTMDVGDEASVREGFAAAAERLGRIDILVNNAGQAHSAPFLKTSSEDWRRMLDVNLGGVFHCSQAALPAMLEAGWGRIVNIASTAGLTGYRYVSAYTAAKHGVVGLTRALALEVAAKGVTVNAVCPGFTETDIVKDAVANIMQKTGRSEEQARAELAAGNPQQRLIQGEEVANAVAWLCLPESGAMNGQALAVAGGEVM encoded by the coding sequence ATGAGTAGTGCAATGAGCGAAGCGAAATCCCTGGCGGGCAAACATGCGCTGGTGACGGGCGGTGGCCGCGGCATCGGCGCCGCCTGCGCCCGCGCCTTGCTGCTGCGCGGCGCCAGCGTGACCCTGGCGGGCCGCGACGGCGCCCAGCTGGAGCAGGCCGCGCTTGAGCTGCACGCGCTGCTGGCCGACGAGCCGGCGCTGGCCGAAAGCTGCCGTGTTGCCATCCGCACCATGGACGTGGGCGATGAGGCCTCGGTGCGCGAAGGCTTCGCCGCCGCCGCCGAACGCCTGGGCCGCATCGATATCCTGGTGAATAATGCGGGCCAGGCGCATTCCGCCCCGTTCCTGAAAACCAGCAGCGAGGACTGGCGGCGCATGCTGGACGTGAACCTCGGCGGCGTTTTCCACTGCAGCCAGGCGGCCTTGCCCGCCATGCTGGAGGCGGGCTGGGGGCGCATCGTGAATATCGCGTCCACCGCCGGCCTGACCGGCTACCGCTATGTGAGTGCCTATACCGCCGCCAAGCATGGTGTGGTCGGCCTGACGCGCGCCCTGGCGCTGGAAGTGGCGGCCAAGGGCGTGACGGTGAACGCGGTCTGCCCCGGCTTTACCGAAACCGATATCGTGAAGGACGCCGTCGCCAACATCATGCAGAAGACGGGACGCAGCGAGGAGCAGGCGCGCGCCGAACTGGCCGCCGGCAATCCGCAGCAGCGCCTGATCCAGGGCGAGGAAGTGGCCAATGCCGTAGCCTGGCTTTGCCTGCCCGAATCGGGCGCCATGAATGGACAGGCGCTGGCCGTCGCCGGCGGCGAAGTGATGTAA
- a CDS encoding AMP-binding protein, with product MNRSSAPLAPSAHRDTFARDHLPPFEQWPELLFDLPELDYPPRLNCVAELLDKAVAAGGGARPALYGEHECWTYAQLQEKVNRIAAVLRGPLGLVPGNRVLLRGANHPLMAAAVLGVLKAGCIAVPTMPLLRARELGAIMGKSQVNAVLCAEGLREEMELAPSLPERALYFNGGAGEGSLEALMAQQEPHFEACDTSADDVCLISFTSGTTGVPKGTMHFHRDVLAICDCFPRHTLKADGSDLFIGTPPLAFTFGLGGLLLFPLRVGAAAVLLEKLTPETLLQAIAKYRATISFTAPTFYRQMAALVPQHDLSSLRKSVSAGEALPLATRALWKEASGLAMIDGIGATEMLHIFISASGEEIRPGATGKPVPGYQACVLDGEGKPVGAGVIGRLAVKGPTGCRYLADPRQKDYVLNGWNLTGDAYEMDADGYFIYRSRTDDMIISAGYNIAGPEVEEVLLRHPAVAECGVVGKADAERGQIVEAHVVLRPGFDASPALAASLQEFVKAEIAPYKYPRAVRFTAALPRTETGKLQRFKLRSPE from the coding sequence GCTGCCGGCGGCGGCGCGCGTCCGGCCCTGTACGGCGAGCATGAATGCTGGACCTATGCGCAGTTGCAGGAGAAGGTGAACCGCATCGCCGCCGTGCTGCGCGGCCCGCTGGGACTGGTGCCTGGCAACCGAGTGCTGCTGCGCGGCGCCAACCATCCGCTGATGGCGGCCGCCGTTCTGGGCGTGCTGAAAGCCGGCTGCATCGCCGTGCCCACCATGCCGCTGCTGCGCGCGCGCGAGCTGGGCGCCATCATGGGCAAATCCCAGGTGAATGCCGTACTGTGCGCTGAAGGCCTGCGCGAGGAAATGGAACTGGCGCCGTCCCTGCCCGAACGCGCACTGTACTTCAATGGCGGCGCGGGCGAAGGCTCGCTGGAAGCGCTGATGGCGCAGCAAGAGCCGCACTTCGAGGCCTGCGATACGTCGGCCGACGACGTCTGCCTGATCAGCTTCACCTCCGGCACCACCGGCGTGCCGAAAGGGACCATGCATTTCCACCGCGACGTGCTGGCCATCTGCGACTGCTTCCCGCGCCATACCCTGAAGGCCGATGGCTCCGACCTGTTCATCGGCACGCCGCCGCTGGCTTTCACCTTCGGCCTGGGCGGCCTGCTGCTGTTTCCCTTGCGCGTGGGCGCCGCCGCCGTGCTGCTGGAAAAGCTGACGCCGGAAACCCTGCTGCAGGCGATAGCGAAATACCGCGCCACCATCAGCTTTACCGCGCCCACCTTTTACCGCCAGATGGCGGCGCTGGTGCCGCAGCACGATCTGTCCAGCCTGCGCAAAAGCGTGTCGGCCGGCGAGGCGCTGCCGCTGGCCACGCGCGCGCTCTGGAAGGAGGCCAGCGGTCTGGCCATGATCGACGGTATCGGCGCCACCGAGATGCTGCACATCTTCATCTCCGCCTCCGGCGAGGAGATCCGTCCCGGCGCCACGGGCAAGCCGGTGCCGGGCTACCAGGCCTGCGTACTCGATGGCGAAGGCAAGCCGGTGGGGGCGGGCGTGATCGGGCGGCTGGCCGTCAAAGGCCCGACCGGCTGCCGCTATCTGGCCGATCCGCGCCAGAAGGACTATGTGCTGAACGGCTGGAACCTGACCGGCGACGCCTATGAGATGGACGCCGACGGCTATTTCATCTACCGCTCGCGCACCGACGATATGATCATTTCGGCCGGCTATAACATCGCCGGTCCCGAGGTGGAGGAGGTGCTGCTGCGCCATCCCGCCGTGGCCGAATGCGGCGTGGTTGGCAAGGCCGATGCGGAGCGCGGGCAGATCGTGGAAGCGCATGTGGTGCTGCGTCCCGGCTTCGACGCTTCGCCCGCGCTGGCAGCCAGCCTGCAGGAGTTCGTCAAGGCGGAAATCGCCCCGTATAAATATCCGCGCGCGGTGCGCTTCACGGCGGCATTGCCACGCACGGAAACAGGAAAGCTGCAGCGTTTCAAGCTGCGCAGCCCGGAATAA